In Plasmodium vinckei vinckei genome assembly, chromosome: PVVCY_13, a single genomic region encodes these proteins:
- a CDS encoding replication factor C subunit 3, putative, whose protein sequence is MIDVKPLKIDEPVPWVEKYRPGVLNDIISHEQVISTIRKFVEKGELPHLLLHGPPGTGKTSTILAVCKELYGESRSSFVLELNASDDRGITVVREQIKTFAESKNHYNICERTSLKLIILDEADHMTFPAQNAMRRIMENYAKNVRFCLICNYVNKITPAIQSRCTSFRFSPLKEEYMLNKALDIAKSENVNITKNGIESLIRVGRGDMRRILNCLQVVSLSHKNLVIDENVILSTLDIPLPSEIKFILEHLTKSTIKESYEIITKLQEEKGYSIKDIMICLYEAVLTYDYPDSAICLLLKNFGEIEERCASGATEQITLSSLISAFIEFRNELFKLKYEPNKA, encoded by the exons atgatTGATGTTAAACCCCTAAAAATTGATGAGCCAGTTCCATGg GTGGAAAAATATAGGCCTGGCGtattaaatgatataatatcACACGAGCAAGTTATATCAACTATACGGAAGTTTGTTGAGAAAGGTGAACTACCGCATTTGCTTTTACATGGTCCACCCGGTACCGGAAAAACATCTACAATTTTGGCAGTATGTAAAGAACTATATGGAGAATCTAGAAGCTCTTTTGTATTAGAATTAAATGCATCAGATGACAGAGGTATAACTGTGGTTCGAGagcaaataaaaacatttgcTGAATCAAAAAatcattataatatttgtgaAAGGACATCTTTAAAACTGATTATATTAGATGAAGCTGATCATATGACCTTTCCTGCACAAAATGCTATGAGAAGAATTATGGAAAATTATGCCAAAAATGTCCGTTTTTGCTTAATATGCAattatgttaataaaattacacCAGCTATACAATCAAGATGCACATCATTTCGATTTTCTCCATTAAAAGAAGAATATATGCTAAATAAAGCTTTAGATATAGCAAAATcagaaaatgtaaatattacaaaaaatggcATAGAAAGTCTTATACGTGTTGGCCGTGGGGATATGAGAAgaattttaaattgtttacAAGTAGTATCACTAAGCCATAAAAATTTGGTTATTGatgaaaatgtaatattatCTACGTTAGATATTCCACTACCtagtgaaataaaattcataTTAGAACATCTTACAAAAAGTACTATAAAAGAATCATATGAAATTATCACAAAATTGCAAGAAGAGAAAGGATATTCAATAAAAGATATTATGATATGCTTATATGAAGCTGTTTTAACTTATGATTATCCTGATTCAGCCATTTGCCTTCttcttaaaaattttgGAGAAATAGAAGAAAGATGTGCTTCTGGGGCTACTGAGCAAATAACATTATCTTCTCTAATTAGCGCATTTATCGAATTTCGAAATGAGTTATTTAAATTGAAATATGAGCCAAACAAAGCATAA
- a CDS encoding DNA polymerase alpha subunit B, putative gives MKEIKQIDVKPFLETYYADNSISDELKEVFDYIELNKHKNNFLKLFEEYLSEYNKKLIKDGNLLKDNVIYDYEYVKQYNAELAEKAGLNCDNKYQWCVKSVNSINENYQFLGLDTNIISENINNKISLFLELFIKYSEKLNLNIEISPILNMNEDESHIFGRIYTDNEINISESNIILEGNINYNNGDKAQLLNLSSMKNLCFFLGQILAIKGKKEINQYSIKYYVSSIYAGLPTHLKVKIDNDILLKHFNCQEIENDIKSEELGNDQILQMYNNDNIHIMVCNGYVYKDNDYSDYFDIFLKIVNEKLPHVVLIFGPFLYIRNFNEAIQKIGDINVIYDNIFKKITKLAKNEALEKTHFYIIPSIYDSINIYPLPQPPFCSENYVNAANNVHFLSNPSYIYINELKIALTSCDIIYNLNKNLLCRPSEMKTFYLFEQILRQLSFFPSYPSEYNIEITKFKNLLFQPNRLPDIFLFPSFTNEKSYVKDVHKRLFICPYSLDLNKAEPSNFFSNIYILPPTETQELSKRVILENVFVRNKTSS, from the coding sequence atgaaagaaataaaacaaatagaTGTAAAGCCTTTTCTCGAAACGTATTATGCAGATAACAGTATAAGTGATGAGTTAAAGGAAGTTTTTGATTATATCGAGCTAAATAAGCATAAGaataattttcttaaattatttgaagaatatttaagcgaatataataaaaaattaataaaagatGGAAATTTGTTAAAAGACAATGTTATATATGATTATGAATATGTGAAACAATATAATGCTGAGCTAGCCGAAAAGGCAGGGTTAAATTGTGACAATAAATATCAGTGGTGTGTAAAATCGGTCAATtcaataaatgaaaattatcaaTTTCTAGGATTAGATACAAACATTATTTCTGAGAATATcaacaataaaatatcattatttttagaattatttattaaatattctgaaaaattaaatttaaatatcgAAATCAGTcctatattaaatatgaatGAGGATGAGTCACATATTTTTGGTCGAATATATACAGACAATgagataaatataagtgaatcaaatataattttagaaggcaatataaattataataatggaGATAAAGCACAATTATTAAACTTAAGTAGTATGAAAAACTTATGCTTTTTTTTAGGACAAATTTTAGCTATAAAAgggaaaaaagaaataaatcaatatagtataaaatattatgttaGTAGTATATATGCTGGTTTACCAACTCatttaaaagtaaaaatcgACAATgacattttattaaagcATTTTAATTGCCAAGAAATTGAGAACGATATTAAATCTGAAGAACTGGGCAATGATCAAATATTACAAATGTATAACAATGATAATATCCATATTATGGTATGTAATggatatgtatataaagatAATGATTATAGtgattattttgatatttttttaaaaattgtaaatgaaaaattaccTCATGTCGTTTTAATTTTTGGCCCCTTTTTATACATTCGTAATTTTAATGAAgctattcaaaaaataggagatattaatgttatatatgataacattttcaaaaaaattacaaaattagCAAAAAATGAGGCATTAGAAaaaacacatttttatatcattccATCCATTTATGAttctattaatatataccCACTACCTCAACCACCATTTTGTAGTGAAAATTATGTGAACGCAGCTAATAAtgtccattttttatcaaacccatcttatatatatataaatgaattaaaaatagcTTTAACATCATGTGACATCATATATAacttaaataaaaacttaTTATGTAGACCAAGCGAAAtgaaaacattttatttatttgaacaAATTTTAAGACAGCTTTCGTTTTTCCCCTCATATCCATCTGAATATAACATCGAGATTACAAAATTCAAAAACCTTTTATTTCAGCCAAATAGATTACccgatatatttttgttccCATCATTTACTAATGAAAAATCCTATGTTAAGGATGTACATAAAAGATTGTTTATATGCCCATATTCCTTGGATTTAAATAAAGCCGAGCcatcaaattttttttcaaatatttatattcttcCACCAACCGAAACCCAAGAATTGTCAAAAAGGGTAATTCTTGAAAATGTCTTTGTTCGTAATAAGACAAGCtcttga
- a CDS encoding DNA-directed RNA polymerase III subunit RPC4, putative, producing MNNRHHDEFSLRRSISNTLRKSSFLKNGANNNKNSNLKKFVPNIDNLKSVNNNNPNEDIVKLEESINNKSIQELIKKTINIDLEKEERNNNNFKNSKNKSSFSPQNIQQALNSKINSLNLEHYKGNNNELPIEKDGKKKTSIDIYDLNNTSKNIFYSKKCSPSDVHFLPLTLPFFNNNEKHQKFSKKIMKNERFFFSIQLPNMLPEVIKDKRRSNSSIPDYNRIKGKIYNDIEKKKNTNEIKNEESSIGNPNKNNYELSNINTLPNGKFGKLIIYKNKKIKMKINGILFDINEGSQCTFSQEIGCYIKENSEFIFLGNCENKLIVTPNIEKIIIKK from the coding sequence atgaataataGGCATCATGATGAATTTAGCTTGAGGAGAAGCATCAGTAATACGCTGCGTAAATCCAGTTTTCTAAAAAATGGagctaataataataaaaatagcaatttaaaaaagtttgtaccaaatatagataatttaaaaagtgtaaataataacaaccCCAATGAGGATATAGTTAAATTAGAAGaaagtataaataataaaagtattcaagagttaataaaaaaaacaataaacatcgatttagaaaaagaagagaggaataataataattttaaaaatagtaaaaataaaagtagcTTTTCACCTCAAAATATTCAACAAGCattaaatagtaaaataaaCTCATTAAATTTAGAACATTAtaaaggaaataataaCGAACTACCCATAGAAAAGGATGGGAAGAAAAAAACTTCtattgatatatatgatttaaataatacaagtaaaaatattttttatagtaaaaaatgCTCACCTTCTGATGTTCACTTTTTACCATTAACCTtgccattttttaataacaaCGAAAAACACCAAaaattttctaaaaaaattatgaagaatgaaagattttttttttctattcaGCTTCCAAATATGCTACCAGAAGTTATTAAAGATAAAAGACGCAGTAATAGCAGCATACCTGATTATAATAGAATAAAAGgcaaaatttataatgatattgaaaaaaaaaaaaataccaatgaaataaaaaacgaaGAAAGCAGCATTGGAAacccaaataaaaataattatgaactTAGCAATATTAACACATTACCTAATGGGAAGTTtggaaaattaattatatataaaaacaaaaaaattaaaatgaaaattaatggaattttatttgatattaATGAAGGATCACAATGTACATTTTCGCAAGAAATAGGTTgctatataaaagaaaattctgaatttatttttctagGCAATTGTGAAAATAAGCTAATAGTAACTCCAAATATCGAGAAAatcataattaaaaaatga
- a CDS encoding fam-a protein produces MNKGYIKITLALLSVVGCMQNIAFASETAATTNSSNDEYKQQLFIDPEEAKQAENVMAEALAIAQEHAQKSEDYKLYSKKDEGAILYFKKINEADVGKLDLIIPNPDCYDDIISLLMDPDGPKKIYSTFVDGYVSRIYNPNLQIIRRQYKSNIIGVQRYCYSLINKVELSDDETAVLLVSTDTNDRDSQDYEMRLNPIVESANSFQPDIDPLEDIRNASVTKMYVNLVAFFIKKEADCVKFTVISSIDYNPPAYISQIALRKIASNHFFQATKIRDIFKNE; encoded by the exons atgaataaaggATATATTAAGATTACTTTGGCACTTTTAAGTGTCGTAGGATGTATGCAAAATATAGCATTTGCAAGCGAAACTGCTGCAACCACTAATTC TTCAAATGACGAATATAAACAACAATTATTTATCGACCCTGAGGAAGCTAAACAAGCAGAAAATGTTATGGCCGAAGCTTTAGCTATTGCACAAGAGCATGCCCAAAAATCAGAagattataaattatattctaAGAAAGATGAAGGagcaattttatattttaagaaAATCAATGAAGCTGACGTTGGAAAGCTTGATCTTATAATCCCAAACCCTGATTGT taTGATGATATAATAAGCTTGCTAATGGATCCAGATGGCccaaagaaaatatatagtacATTCGTTGATg GGTACGTTTCTCGAATATATAATCCaaatttacaaattatACGACGGCAATATAAAAGTAATATTATAGGAGTGCAAAGATATTGTTATTCATTAATCAACAAAGTTGAA tTATCAGACGACGAAACCGCAGTACTCTTAGTCTCAACAGATACAAATGATCGTGATAGTCAAGACTATGAAATGCGTCTAAATCCTATCGTAGAAAGTGCTAACTCATTCCAACCTGATATTGATCCTCTAGAGGATATTAGAAATGCAAGTGTAACCAAAATGTATGTTAACTTAGTagcatttttcattaaaaaggAAGCCGATTGCGTTAAATTTACCGTTATCAGCTCT ATTGATTATAATCCTCCTGCCTATATCTCACAAATCGCTCTTAGAAAAATCGCATCTAACCATTTTTTCCAAGCCACCAAAATAAGggatatttttaaaaacgaATAA
- a CDS encoding fam-a protein yields the protein MNIGYIKIALALLSVAGYIQNIAFATEHPLSTNSLNKESRRPYVRLREDKKIIEEKEPLQAKKIIEKKEPLQAKKIIEEKEPLQAKKIIEEKEPLQAKKTIEYKIIIEGAKTIEYKIIIEDKRAIEDENTIEDEKTIEAKKPIEDKKTIEYKKPIEDKKTIEAKKPIEDKKTIEYKKPIEDKKTIEYKKPIEDKKPIEDKKGVEDKKPIEDKKPIEAKKPIEAKKPIEAKKPIEAKKTIEYNKLLLRSKIYKDDRKTQQAAAVMAEALAFAKKHAKHTNDYKLYFKKDEGAILYFKKEIINIGKLDLIIPNPDCYDDIISLLMDPDGPKKIYNTFIEGTFSRLYNENLLIVRQQYQSVEGGWRRHCYVIINKVELSKDETAIIMVSTHEDYHNWKMKMKHLNPIIKSANSFNPDIPHYEDMFKNELSKKMYVNLAAFFIKKGEDNVKITYVSSIDLSFRSITTEQTFLKIAAEDILNVVKLRGIFRSDKRTSK from the exons ATGAATATAGGATATATTAAGATTGCTTTGGCACTTTTAAGTGTTGCAGGATATATCCAAAATATAGCATTTGCAACCGAACATCCTCTAAGCACAAACTC tttaaataaagaaagtAGACGACCATATGTCAGACTTCgagaagataaaaaaatcatagAAGAGAAAGAACCTTTACAAgctaaaaaaatcataGAAAAGAAAGAACCTTTACAAgctaaaaaaatcataGAAGAGAAAGAACCTTTACAAgctaaaaaaatcataGAAGAGAAAGAACCTTTACAAGCTAAAAAAACtatagaatataaaataatcataGAAGGTGCAAAAACtatagaatataaaataatcataGAAGATAAAAGAGCTATAGAAGATGAAAACACTATAGAAGATGAAAAAACTATAGAAGCTAAAAAACCTAtagaagataaaaaaactatagaatataaaaaacctatagaagataaaaaaactatAGAAGCTAAAAAACCTAtagaagataaaaaaactatagaatataaaaaacctatagaagataaaaaaactatagaatataaaaaacctATAGAAGATAAAAAACCTATAGAAGATAAAAAAGGTGTAGAAGATAAAAAACCTATAGAAGATAAAAAACCTATAGAAGCTAAAAAACCTATAGAAGCTAAAAAACCTATAGAAGCTAAAAAACCTATAGAAGCTAAAAAAACTatagaatataataaactaCTTTTACGatctaaaatatataaagacgATAGAAAAACTCAACAAGCAGCAGCTGTTATGGCCGAAGCTTTAGCTTTTGCAAAAAAACATGCCAAGCATACAAATGATTACAAgctatattttaaaaaagatgaaggggcaattttatattttaagaaagaaattattaacattGGAAAGCTTGATCTTATAATCCCAAACCCTGATTGT taTGATGATATAATAAGCTTGCTAATGGATCCAGATGGCccaaagaaaatatataatacatttattgaag gaACCTTTTCTCGATTATACAATGAAAATTTACTAATTGTACGACAACAATATCAAAGTGTTGAGGGAGGATGGCGAAGGCATTGTTATGTAATAATCAACAAAGTTGAA tTATCAAAAGACGAAACTGCAATAATCATGGTTTCAACACATGAGGATTATCATAAttggaaaatgaaaatgaaacatTTAAATCCTATCATAAAAAGTGCAAACTCATTCAATCCTGATATTCCTCATTACGAGGAtatgtttaaaaatgaactatcaaaaaaaatgtatgttAACTTAGCagcatttttcattaaaaaggGAGAAGATAACGTTAAAATTACCTATGTCAGCTCT ATTGATCTAAGTTTTCGTTCGATAACAACAGAACAAACTTTTCTGAAAATAGCAGCTGaagatattttaaatgttgTCAAACTCAGGGGAATTTTTAGAAGTGATAAACGCACTTCTAagtga
- a CDS encoding fam-a protein, producing the protein MNKGYIKIALALLSVAGFMQNIAFADDSGSSPPKHKENVPLPPSPEEAKQAADVMAEALAIAQKHAQKSEDYKLYSKEDDGAILYFKKINETEIGKLDLIIPNADSYADIVNMIWDPNGAKNFDSTFIEGNLPQVYNENLVIIQQRYKSAIGSWQRYYHALANKVELSKDETAILLASSDMNDHDGHCTRKYINPIVESANSFKPDINSQEDIRKGELSKMYVNLVAFFIKKGEDNVKITYISSIDPNVPWYVPGAVIKKALVKKFINMIQLRDIFKKK; encoded by the exons atgaataaagGATATATTAAGATTGCTTTGGCACTTTTAAGTGTCGCAGGATTTATGCAAAATATAGCATTTGCAGACGATTCTGGTTCATCTCCACCCAAACA TAAAGAAAATGTCCCATTACCTCCAAGCCCTGAAGAAGCTAAGCAAGCAGCAGATGTTATGGCCGAAGCTTTAGCTATTGCACAAAAGCATGCCCAAAAATCAGAagattataaattatattctaAGGAAGATGATGGagcaattttatattttaagaaAATCAATGAAACTGAAATCGGAAAGCTTGATCTTATAATCCCAAACGCCGATAGT taTGCTGATATAGTAAACATGATATGGGATCCCAATGGCGCAAAAAATTTCGATAGTACATTTATTGAag GAAACCTTCCTCAAGTATACAATGAAAATTTAGTAATTATACAACAACGTTATAAAAGTGCCATTGGATCATGGCAAAGATATTATCATGCATTGGCCAACAAAGTTGAA tTATCAAAAGACGAAACCGCAATACTCTTGGCCTCATCAGATATGAATGATCATGATGGTCATTGCactagaaaatatataaatcctATCGTAGAAAGTGCTAATTCATTCAAGCCTGATATTAATTCTCAAGAAGATATTAGAAAAGGAGAATTATCCAAAATGTATGTTAACTTAGTagcatttttcattaaaaaggGAGAAGATAACGTTAAAATTACCTATATCAGCTCT ATTGATCCAAATGTCCCTTGGTATGTCCCAGGAGCCGTTATTAAAAAAGCTTTAgtcaaaaaatttataaatatgatccAATTAAgagatatttttaaaaagaaataa
- a CDS encoding mitochondrial ribosomal protein S6-2 precursor, putative, giving the protein MVLYESYIALNKHIKKDDVKNLMKNFHFIVNKYNGNIISINDLGWRKFAFCIKKPKVGTFYFGRFYCITFYSNSKSIRDLNELFHSNTYILRFLNTKMKYRSNFLVAPFSHIIE; this is encoded by the coding sequence atggtcCTGTACGAATCTTATATAGCCCTAAATAagcatattaaaaaagatgaCGTCAAgaatttaatgaaaaactttcattttatagttaataaatataatggtAATATAATAAGCATTAATGATTTGGGGTGGAGAAAATTCGccttttgtataaaaaaaccaAAAGTAGggacattttattttggaaGATTTTATTGCATTACCTTTTATTCAAATAGTAAAAGTATTAGAGATTTGAATGAGCTATTTCATAGTAatacttatattttaagatttttaaacacaaaaatgaaatatcgATCGAACTTTCTGGTTGCACCCTTTTCACATATTATTGAATAA
- a CDS encoding fam-a protein, with protein MNKGYINIVLALLSVLGFIKIIEFVNERKTITISSNEENMDGFPISPNEAKQAIDVMAEALYVAKKHAIHTNDYELYSKDDDGAILYFKRVNDTDIGKLELTIPNPNNYADIVNKLWNINGAKNFDDEFIEGRASRIYDQNLLIVQQRYKSHLKTWQRYYHALANKVELSKDETAILLVSSDMNDHYRGSKRKYVNPIVKSANTFKPDIYSQKDIRKGKIFKMYVNLVAFFIKKETDCVKVTYISSINLNFHPKSAYEFIKKVKAKNILKFINLKNNFKK; from the exons atgaataaaggatatattaatattgttttGGCACTTTTAAGTGTCCTAggatttataaaaattatagaatTTGTAAACGAAAGGAAGACAATCACCATATC TtcaaatgaagaaaatatggACGGATTTCCTATCTCCCCTAATGAAGCTAAACAAGCAATAGATGTTATGGCCGAGGCTTTATATGTTGCAAAAAAACATGCCATACATACAAATGATTATGAATTATATTCTAAGGACGATGATGGAGCAattctatattttaagAGAGTAAACGATACTGACATTGGAAAGCTTGAACTTACAATCCCCAACCCCAATAAT taTGCTGATATAGTAAACAAGCTATGGAATATCAATGGTGCGAAGAATTTCGATGATGAATTCATTGAAg GACGCGCTTCTCGAATATACgatcaaaatttattaattgtaCAACAACGTTACAAAAGTCATCTTAAAACTTGGCAAAGATATTATCATGCATTGGCCAACAAAGTTGAA tTATCAAAAGACGAAACCGCAATACTCTTGGTCTCATCAGATATGAATGATCATTATCGTGGTTCCAAAcgaaaatatgtaaatccTATAGTAAAAAGTGCAAACACATTCAAACCCGATATTTATTCTCAAAAAGATATtagaaaaggaaaaatattcaaaatgtATGTTAACTTAGTagcttttttcattaaaaaggAAACTGACTGCGTTAAAGTTACCTATATCAGCTCT attAATCTAAATTTTCATCCCAAATCCGCAtatgaatttattaaaaaagtgaaagccaaaaatattttaaaatttatcaacttaaagaataattttaaaaagtaa
- a CDS encoding cyclin, putative: protein MNYPENTSHIKKWFFKSRQEIDDICLKKYNDFKEKFKTYNVNIPKYADIEKTKLYFCYQLTHFCDIKRLQPQIVECAIVLYNRFYLKEIILEYDPRILIFTCIILAIKLEGYGRLYKINEFFSDIDINLDKVLEHENVVCSSLDFELNFLYTKECIFYLKNQFLNYINKYINKDNEVKNSFENICDKIYVSTSLECLKLLENFFITFTYTPAQIALYCFINNIKINFNIVNADKFILEFITNNNQILFQKLKNKIDELHIKYKDHFDLRNTFDDENTTKQIGETLDMCIDIYDILKKKKSHKKSKKNKLNNEDNEQNESKKMASIK from the coding sequence ATGAATTACCCAGAAAATACAtcacatattaaaaaatggttTTTCAAAAGCAGACAAGAAATAGATgatatttgtttaaaaaaatataacgatttcaaagaaaaatttaaaacataCAATGTGAATATACCTAAATACGCtgatatagaaaaaacaaagttatatttttgctaTCAGCTAACACATTTTTGCGATATAAAAAGATTACAACCTCAAATAGTAGAATGCGCTATTGTATTGTATAATagattttatttgaaagaaataattttagaaTATGACCCTCGCATCTTAATATTTACTTGCATTATATTAGCAATAAAGTTAGAAGGATATGGACGACTGTATAAAATCAATGAATTTTTTAGCGATATAGATATTAACTTAGATAAAGTTTTAGAACATGAAAATGTTGTTTGCTCATCATTGGATTTTGaattgaattttttatatactaaagaatgtattttttatttaaaaaatcaatttttaaattatataaataaatatataaataaagacaatgaagtaaaaaattcttttgaaaatatttgcGATAAAATATACGTTAGCACTTCATTGGAATGCTTAAAGCTTCTAGaaaacttttttataacatttaCTTACACACCTGCACAAATAGCATTATActgttttataaataatattaaaatcaattttaatattgtaAATGCCGATAAATTCATCCTGGaatttattacaaataataatcaaatCCTTTTTCAAaagttgaaaaataaaatagatgaacttcatattaaatataaagatcATTTTGATTTGAGGAATACATttgatgatgaaaatactACGAAGCAAATAGGAGAGACTTTAGATATGTGCATTGATATTTAcgatattttaaaaaaaaaaaaaagtcaTAAAAagtctaaaaaaaataaactaaacaatgaagataatgaacaaaatgaatctaaaaaaatggcaagcataaaataa
- a CDS encoding fam-a protein, producing the protein MNKGYIKITLALLSIVGCMQNIAFASETAATTNSLNKEYNQQLYIDPKEAKQAATVMAEALSYADIVNKLWDANSAKNFDDELIRVRVSQTYNPNLQIIRRQYKSSIMGLQRYCYSLVNKVELSKDETAILLVSSDMNDRSDLGYTNYINPIVESANSLKPNINSQKYIRTGGLSKMYANLAAIFIKKEEECVKVTVLGSIDPNTPSYVSKDAIKNDLVKKFINMIKLREIIKKK; encoded by the exons atgaataaaggATATATTAAGATTACTTTGGCACTTTTAAGTATCGTAGGATGTATGCAAAATATAGCATTTGCAAGCGAAACTGCTGCAACCACTAATTC tttaaataaagaatataaccaacaattatatatcGACCCTAAAGAAGCTAAACAAGCAGCAACTGTTATGGCCGAGGCTTTATCT taTGCTGATATAGTAAACAAACTATGGGATGCCAATAGTGCGAAGAATTTCGATGATGAATTAATTAGAg TGCGCGTTTCTCAAACATATAATCCaaatttacaaattatACGACGACAATATAAAAGTAGTATTATGGGATTGCAAAGATATTGTTATTCATTAGTCAACAAAGTTGAA cTATCAAAAGACGAAACCGCAATACTCTTGGTCTCATCAGATATGAATGATCGTAGTGATTTAGgttatacaaattatataaatcctATCGTAGAAAGTGCTAACTCACTCAAGCCTAATATCAATtctcaaaaatatattagaaCAGGAGGTTTATCCAAAATGTATGCTAACTTAGCAgcaattttcattaaaaaggAAGAAGAATGCGTTAAAGTTACCGTTCTTGGCTCT ATTGATCCAAATACCCCTTCGTATGTCTCAAAAGATGCAATTAAAAACGATTTAgtcaaaaaatttataaatatgatcaAATTAAGAGAgattattaaaaagaaataa
- a CDS encoding fam-a protein gives MNKGYIKITLALLSVVGCIQNIAFASETAATTNSLNKEYKQQLYIDPKEAKQAANVMAEALSVAKKLAIHTNDYKLYSKKYEGASLYFKRVNNTDIAKLEVTIPDPNYYDSIISMLMDPRAPKNFYNAHVEGAISRIYDPNLVIIKQYYRNNSGPCQRYCHLLAKKTELSKDETAIVFVSPDVNDHDSKNNKNYVNPIIRRVNSFKPDINSRGSIRNRNALKMYVNLAAFFIKKEADCVKVTFVGSIDLNLSPKAKEHAVKKVTSSIILDIAKIRDIFKNE, from the exons atgaataaaggATATATTAAGATTACTTTGGCACTTTTAAGTGTCGTAGGatgtatacaaaatatagcaTTTGCAAGCGAAACTGCTGCAACCACTAATTC tttaaataaagaatataaacaacaattatatatcGACCCTAAAGAAGCTAAACAAGCAGCAAATGTTATGGCCGAGGCTTTATCGGTTGCAAAAAAGCTTGCCATACATACAAatgattataaattatattctaAGAAATATGAAGGAGCATCTCTATATTTTAAGAGAGTAAATAATACTGACATTGCAAAGCTTGAAGTTACAATCCCCGACCCCAATTAT TATGATAGTATAATAAGCATGCTAATGGATCCCAGGGCCCCAAAGAACTTCTATAATGCGCACGTTGAag gaGCCATTTCTCGAATATACGATCCAAATTTAGTAATTATAAAACAGTATTACAGAAATAATTCTGGACCATGTCAAAGATATTGTCATCTATTAGCCAAAAAAACTGAA tTATCAAAAGACGAAACTGCAATAGTCTTTGTTTCACCAGATGTAAATGATCATgatagtaaaaataataaaaattatgtaaatcCTATCATAAGACGTGTAAACTCATTCAAGCCTGATATTAATTCTCGAGGAAGTATCAGAAATCGAAAtgcattaaaaatgtatgttAACTTAGCagcatttttcattaaaaaggAAGCTGATTGCGTTAAAGTTACCTTTGTTGGCTCT aTTGATCTAAATCTTTCTCCCAAAGCCAAAGAACACGCTGTTAAAAAAGTAACATCCAGCATTATTCTTGATATTGCCAAAATAAGggatatttttaaaaacgaATAA